A stretch of Neisseria subflava DNA encodes these proteins:
- the argS gene encoding arginine--tRNA ligase — protein sequence MNLYQTVEREAQAAFAAAGLSDSPVVLQAAKNPDFGDFQINGVMGAAKKAKQNPRELAQKVAEALADNTVIESAEVAGPGFINLRLRPDFLAQNIQTALNDARFGVAKTDKPQTVVIDYSSPNLAKEMHVGHLRSSIIGDSISRVLEFMGNTVIRQNHVGDWGTQFGMLVAYLVEQQKDNAAFELADLEQFYRAAKVRFDEDPAFADTAREYVVKLQGGDETVLALWKQFVDISLSHAQAVYDTLGLKLRPEDVAGESRYNDDLQPVVDDLVEKGLAVEDDGAKVVFLDEFKNKEGEPAAFIVQKQGGGFLYASTDLACLRYRVGTLHADRLLYVVDHRQALHFEQLFTTSRKAGYLPEDVKAEFIGFGTMMGKDGKPFKTRSGDTVKLVDLLTEAVERATALVKEKNPELGADEAAKIGKTVGIGAVKYADLSKNRTSDYVFDWDAMLSFEGNTAPYLQYAYTRVQSVFRKAGEWDATASTVLTEPLEKQLAAELLKFEDVLQSVADTAYPHYLAAYLYQIATLFSRFYEACPILKSEGATRNSRLQLAKLTGDTLKQGLELLGIDVLNVM from the coding sequence ATGAATTTATACCAAACCGTCGAACGTGAAGCCCAAGCAGCCTTTGCCGCTGCCGGTTTGTCCGACAGCCCCGTCGTATTGCAGGCGGCGAAAAATCCCGATTTCGGCGATTTCCAAATCAACGGCGTGATGGGTGCGGCGAAAAAAGCCAAACAAAATCCGCGCGAGTTGGCTCAAAAAGTGGCCGAAGCGCTGGCCGACAATACTGTGATTGAAAGCGCGGAAGTAGCCGGTCCCGGCTTTATCAACCTGCGCCTGCGTCCTGATTTCCTCGCCCAAAACATTCAGACGGCCTTGAACGACGCGCGTTTCGGCGTAGCGAAAACCGATAAACCGCAAACCGTCGTTATCGACTATTCTTCGCCTAATCTTGCCAAAGAAATGCACGTCGGCCACCTGCGTTCCAGCATCATCGGCGACAGCATTTCACGCGTGTTGGAATTTATGGGCAACACCGTTATCCGTCAAAACCACGTCGGCGACTGGGGTACGCAGTTCGGTATGTTGGTCGCTTATTTGGTCGAGCAGCAAAAAGACAATGCCGCGTTTGAGCTGGCGGATTTGGAGCAATTTTACCGCGCCGCCAAAGTGCGCTTTGACGAAGATCCTGCCTTCGCCGACACCGCACGCGAATACGTTGTGAAGCTGCAAGGTGGCGATGAAACCGTATTGGCATTGTGGAAACAGTTTGTCGATATTTCGCTCTCGCACGCCCAAGCCGTTTATGACACGCTGGGCTTGAAACTGCGTCCTGAAGACGTGGCAGGCGAATCTAGATACAACGACGATTTGCAACCTGTAGTCGATGATTTGGTCGAAAAAGGTTTGGCAGTCGAAGACGACGGCGCGAAAGTCGTGTTCTTGGACGAGTTCAAAAACAAAGAGGGCGAACCTGCCGCGTTTATCGTGCAAAAACAAGGCGGCGGCTTCCTTTATGCCTCCACTGATTTGGCGTGTTTGCGCTACCGTGTCGGTACGCTTCATGCCGACCGCCTGCTGTACGTCGTCGACCACCGCCAAGCCCTGCACTTTGAGCAACTCTTTACCACTTCACGCAAAGCAGGCTATCTGCCGGAAGATGTAAAAGCCGAGTTTATCGGCTTCGGCACCATGATGGGCAAAGATGGCAAACCGTTCAAAACACGCAGCGGCGATACTGTAAAACTGGTTGACTTGCTGACCGAAGCTGTTGAACGCGCCACTGCTTTGGTAAAAGAGAAAAATCCTGAATTGGGCGCGGACGAAGCGGCGAAAATCGGCAAAACCGTCGGCATCGGCGCGGTCAAATACGCTGATTTGAGCAAAAATCGCACCAGCGATTATGTGTTTGACTGGGACGCCATGCTCTCATTTGAAGGCAACACCGCCCCCTACCTGCAATACGCCTATACCCGCGTGCAAAGCGTGTTCCGTAAAGCAGGCGAATGGGACGCAACTGCATCAACCGTTTTGACCGAACCGCTGGAAAAACAACTGGCTGCCGAGCTGCTGAAATTCGAAGACGTGCTGCAAAGCGTGGCGGACACGGCATATCCGCACTACCTCGCCGCCTACCTCTATCAAATCGCCACTTTGTTCAGCCGCTTCTACGAAGCCTGCCCAATCCTGAAATCAGAAGGTGCAACCCGCAACAGCCGCCTGCAACTGGCGAAGCTCACCGGCGACACGCTGAAACAAGGCTTGGAGTTGTTAGGCATTGATGTATTGAATGTCATGTAA
- a CDS encoding STAS/SEC14 domain-containing protein, which yields MISIREQSYGLNVALYNEFTLDDFRQLEEALLAAKQKVHLPDILLDLSMLKDFTIDMAVEQIKFLNQHETDFGRVAVITDDIWIKLGARLSSLLTNQHPKYFSDATEAQAWLLASNLK from the coding sequence ATGATTTCCATCCGCGAACAATCTTACGGCTTGAACGTAGCGCTGTACAATGAGTTCACTTTGGACGATTTCCGCCAATTGGAAGAAGCCTTGTTGGCCGCAAAGCAAAAAGTTCATCTGCCCGACATCCTGTTGGACTTGTCCATGCTGAAAGACTTCACCATCGATATGGCGGTCGAGCAAATCAAATTCCTCAACCAACATGAAACCGACTTCGGCCGCGTTGCCGTTATTACCGACGACATCTGGATCAAACTCGGCGCGCGCCTTTCCAGCCTCCTGACCAACCAACACCCAAAATACTTCAGCGATGCCACCGAAGCACAGGCTTGGTTGTTGGCAAGCAATTTGAAATAA
- a CDS encoding DMT family transporter, which yields METIRKDPLGSAWVVIAALGFTVMNLSVKAASTHFGFSSGELVFWRMLVSTLFLGIMAKAQGNTFSTPHWKTHLNRSVIGTLAMMCTLYSVIHLPLATGVTLNYTSSIWLAIFSFFILKERITLYTQAILVMGFIGVILLLNPSFQGGQEFAALVSLAGGAMSGWAYLQVRELSLLGEPGWRVVFYLSLTGLIMSAIWSCFTGWHPLTASSLPYLAGIGISAMIAQLAMTRAYKVGKKFTVASLSYLTVVFSALSGVLLFGDKITWQEAAGMVIIVAGGVFSSFTPASIKKFLMKQ from the coding sequence ATGGAAACCATCAGAAAAGATCCGCTCGGCTCAGCATGGGTGGTTATTGCCGCGCTCGGCTTTACCGTCATGAACCTCTCCGTCAAAGCCGCCTCTACACATTTCGGCTTTTCCAGCGGCGAGCTGGTCTTTTGGCGCATGCTGGTCTCCACCCTGTTCTTAGGCATCATGGCCAAAGCGCAAGGCAACACATTTTCCACGCCGCATTGGAAAACCCATCTCAACCGCAGCGTCATCGGCACGCTTGCCATGATGTGCACGCTTTATTCCGTCATACATCTGCCGCTGGCAACAGGCGTCACGCTCAACTACACCTCCTCCATCTGGCTTGCCATCTTTTCATTTTTCATTTTAAAAGAACGAATTACGCTTTATACCCAAGCCATTCTGGTTATGGGCTTTATCGGCGTTATCCTGTTGCTCAATCCATCTTTTCAAGGCGGACAGGAATTTGCCGCGCTGGTCAGTTTGGCAGGTGGCGCCATGTCGGGCTGGGCATATTTACAGGTGCGCGAACTCTCGCTTTTAGGCGAACCGGGCTGGCGCGTGGTGTTTTACCTCTCGCTTACCGGCCTGATTATGTCCGCCATTTGGAGCTGCTTTACCGGCTGGCATCCGCTGACCGCGTCTTCCCTGCCCTATCTGGCCGGCATCGGCATCTCCGCCATGATTGCCCAACTGGCCATGACCCGCGCCTATAAGGTTGGCAAGAAATTTACCGTTGCCTCGCTTTCTTACCTGACCGTCGTTTTCTCCGCCCTGTCCGGCGTACTGCTTTTCGGAGATAAAATCACTTGGCAGGAAGCCGCCGGCATGGTTATCATTGTTGCAGGCGGCGTGTTCAGCAGTTTTACTCCGGCCTCAATCAAAAAATTTCTGATGAAGCAATAA
- a CDS encoding CPBP family glutamic-type intramembrane protease: MSILAAIRPKEPLRYLRWFDMLIVTAILFGQFAYRSTQLYIASLMPQVETASATEEVRDTAVTGVAYSENMSLQLTLLAIALIYLVIRRFDFKQLPIRFNLGVLFWTPVIFILMGLTADAVTSLSGGYNYFTTEIFQYIKPLSIFDKFAALAPMAILYGLLNGFYEEFCFLGLLTCVEDKYKWQALAYSTLVRVSFHTYQGMLWATVIGVVFGLMYYFFYKYKVKNLLPFFLIHALADIFGSGFIYLICA, encoded by the coding sequence ATGAGCATACTCGCAGCCATCCGCCCTAAAGAGCCTTTGCGCTATCTGCGCTGGTTTGACATGTTGATTGTGACCGCCATCCTGTTCGGTCAATTTGCCTACCGTTCTACCCAACTTTATATCGCCAGCCTGATGCCGCAAGTAGAAACAGCCTCTGCTACCGAAGAAGTGCGCGATACTGCGGTAACCGGCGTGGCTTATTCTGAAAACATGAGCCTGCAGTTGACGCTGCTTGCTATTGCTCTGATTTACCTCGTTATCCGCCGTTTCGACTTTAAACAGTTGCCGATTCGCTTTAATTTAGGCGTATTGTTTTGGACGCCTGTGATTTTTATCCTGATGGGTCTGACCGCCGATGCGGTAACTTCGTTAAGCGGCGGCTACAATTACTTCACCACTGAAATCTTTCAATACATCAAACCATTATCCATCTTCGACAAATTCGCCGCCCTTGCGCCGATGGCCATCCTCTACGGCCTTTTAAACGGCTTTTACGAAGAATTCTGTTTCCTCGGCCTTTTAACCTGCGTGGAAGACAAATACAAATGGCAGGCATTGGCCTATTCGACCTTGGTGCGCGTCTCCTTCCATACTTATCAAGGTATGCTTTGGGCGACCGTTATCGGCGTTGTTTTCGGCTTGATGTACTACTTCTTCTACAAATACAAAGTCAAAAACCTGCTGCCGTTTTTCCTGATTCACGCCTTGGCAGATATCTTCGGCTCCGGCTTCATCTATTTGATTTGCGCTTAA
- a CDS encoding DUF350 domain-containing protein, with protein MSLSLSQYLLYLQYMLAGIAMTVVFGAVYLRITPVEELRLIKNGNLACALSFGGALVGFCLTLASSIAHSVSFIDFILWGFAAAVIQIFVYFAATMMIKGATAELIGNNVAVGALFGAVSISIGILNAACLT; from the coding sequence GTGAGTCTTTCTCTGTCCCAATATCTGCTTTACCTGCAATATATGTTGGCAGGTATCGCAATGACTGTAGTTTTCGGTGCCGTATATTTGCGGATTACCCCCGTCGAAGAATTGCGCCTGATTAAAAACGGCAACCTTGCCTGCGCCTTATCGTTTGGTGGCGCGTTAGTCGGTTTCTGTCTGACGCTTGCCTCAAGTATTGCCCACAGTGTCAGCTTCATCGATTTTATCCTATGGGGATTTGCCGCAGCAGTGATTCAGATTTTTGTCTATTTCGCTGCAACAATGATGATTAAAGGCGCTACCGCAGAACTCATTGGTAATAATGTCGCCGTCGGTGCGTTGTTTGGCGCAGTGTCTATCTCGATTGGCATTTTGAACGCTGCTTGCTTAACTTGA
- a CDS encoding outer membrane beta-barrel protein, which translates to MKNSAHFCLAVLALSAAVGAQAARPVEFTVGSEYYNETYREYEQDGSRIMQQKGNLWSINAGVKYRFNDRHAAKLEGRYSRGKSDYTGSFQNGFGESTGYGSATLKDAPRRAYDIRALYEYTHPINDRFSLTAGAGLGHRVLRDLSRRVDPDDYDRKNRTTYAQINAGVNVALPANFEIAPRIAYNRAVKGRQYSYEPNREETRMKQGGGQGIEVEVPVSKKFANGSKITLTPFYRGWKVKDSNFTVTEDYGFIQLGAIEPKNRTRETGIRLQYSF; encoded by the coding sequence ATGAAAAATTCTGCTCATTTCTGTCTTGCTGTATTGGCACTGTCTGCTGCAGTAGGCGCACAGGCTGCCCGCCCTGTTGAATTTACCGTTGGCAGCGAATATTACAACGAAACCTATCGCGAATATGAACAAGATGGTAGCCGAATAATGCAACAAAAAGGCAACCTGTGGTCTATTAATGCGGGGGTTAAATACCGTTTCAACGATCGCCATGCAGCGAAATTGGAAGGCCGTTATTCCCGCGGTAAATCAGATTACACAGGAAGTTTCCAAAATGGATTTGGTGAATCCACAGGTTATGGTTCTGCCACACTCAAAGATGCCCCACGCCGTGCATACGATATCCGTGCCTTATATGAATATACACATCCGATTAACGATCGCTTTAGCCTGACTGCCGGTGCAGGCTTGGGACACCGTGTTCTGAGAGATTTGAGCCGACGCGTCGATCCTGATGATTATGACCGCAAAAACCGAACCACATATGCGCAAATCAATGCCGGTGTAAATGTTGCCCTTCCTGCAAACTTTGAGATTGCTCCTCGTATTGCTTACAATCGTGCCGTGAAAGGCCGCCAGTATTCTTACGAACCAAATCGAGAAGAAACCAGAATGAAACAAGGTGGTGGACAAGGTATCGAGGTGGAAGTACCTGTATCTAAAAAATTCGCTAACGGTTCTAAAATCACCCTGACCCCGTTCTATCGTGGCTGGAAAGTTAAAGATTCAAACTTCACCGTTACAGAAGACTATGGCTTCATTCAATTGGGCGCGATCGAACCTAAAAACCGCACTCGTGAAACAGGCATAAGATTGCAATACTCGTTCTAA
- a CDS encoding SPFH domain-containing protein, producing the protein MFNFIKKQFIDVIQWPNPDDSLLMWRFPIADEEIQNGASLTVREAQMAMFVDEGVTADVFGPGRYTLNTQTLPVLTNLKNWDKLFESPFKSDVYFFNTKQQLARKWGTSQPVTVRDAEFGAVQLRSFGMYSYRISDPAKFFKEVSGVAAQYSGVDLENQLRNIAVTQLAAAFGSSGIPFLDMAANQVLLSQKIGELLGAEFAKLGLALENFTVESITLPASIQAALDKKISMGVIGDLGRYTQYQTAESIPLAAQNEGGLAGIGAGLGVGAGIGQAMAGAMSGMMQPNAQQAQQNVQPAAEDPQAKLVKLKSLLDGGLISQEDFDKAKAEVLKQLIG; encoded by the coding sequence ATGTTCAACTTTATCAAGAAACAGTTTATCGATGTCATTCAATGGCCGAATCCTGATGACAGCCTGCTGATGTGGCGTTTTCCGATTGCCGATGAGGAAATTCAAAACGGCGCGAGTCTGACTGTGCGCGAGGCGCAGATGGCGATGTTTGTCGATGAAGGCGTAACTGCCGACGTGTTCGGGCCGGGGCGTTACACGCTCAATACGCAAACGTTGCCTGTGTTGACCAACTTGAAAAACTGGGACAAACTCTTTGAATCTCCATTTAAATCGGATGTTTACTTTTTCAATACCAAACAACAGCTCGCACGGAAATGGGGTACATCCCAACCTGTTACCGTGCGCGATGCCGAGTTTGGCGCGGTGCAACTGCGTTCGTTCGGTATGTATTCTTACCGCATCAGCGATCCGGCAAAATTCTTCAAAGAAGTCAGCGGTGTGGCGGCGCAATACAGCGGTGTAGACTTGGAAAACCAACTGCGCAATATTGCAGTCACCCAGTTAGCGGCCGCGTTTGGCAGCTCCGGTATCCCATTCTTGGATATGGCGGCGAACCAAGTTTTGCTGTCGCAAAAAATCGGCGAATTGCTTGGCGCGGAATTTGCCAAGCTGGGTTTGGCGCTGGAAAACTTCACTGTTGAAAGCATTACCTTGCCCGCGTCTATTCAGGCTGCGTTGGATAAGAAAATTTCGATGGGCGTTATCGGCGATTTGGGACGTTACACCCAATATCAAACCGCCGAATCCATTCCGCTTGCGGCACAAAATGAAGGCGGACTTGCCGGAATCGGTGCAGGTTTGGGCGTAGGTGCCGGTATTGGTCAGGCAATGGCGGGTGCCATGTCTGGCATGATGCAGCCGAATGCGCAACAGGCTCAGCAAAATGTTCAGCCGGCTGCCGAAGATCCGCAGGCAAAATTGGTGAAACTCAAGTCTTTGCTGGATGGCGGTTTGATTTCGCAAGAAGATTTTGATAAAGCTAAGGCTGAAGTGTTGAAACAGTTGATTGGTTAA
- a CDS encoding DUF4178 domain-containing protein — protein sequence MSQTPFFKTDCPSCGAPVEAHSASAVTLVCGYCNSMLVRQDNGVVDSGRDSALLEDFSPLQIGTSGTFVAQRFTLVGRLQVQYDDGAWNEWYALFDDGRVGWLSEAGDLYVMTMPVEIDNPPKFEDTRAGFSELTFQDKHYIASDVRKISLKRVAAQGELPFVLKEDTENRVSDWRCENLFITLDYNNKTPEAFFGRMVNLDDLKLENTRHEDEIKESAGRLKGSITSENCPNCGSSIHWVNGLTSHLNCQSCGSELAVGKDKAELITANNLRLSQNTLFTLPIGSTGRLKNKEFHVIGAIRYLETDAQETFDNLFNGANRVLTPEGQWSEYLLYNPTQGFLWLVEADEGWNISETLNDWPRLDRNRQPQGYGKLYDYGGRVEVAAGAFYWRVRSGDLNYYSDYRDGQSRKLGAELNSHEMAWSRSTPIAYREIADAFNLTSRAPHYTANMAADGIDKSLRIIMTAILVVVNLPALLTGDSSAALTVIFIGCWLLWTMGKKDEDED from the coding sequence ATGTCTCAAACTCCTTTCTTCAAAACCGACTGCCCAAGCTGCGGCGCACCTGTCGAAGCGCATTCTGCTTCTGCCGTGACGCTGGTGTGCGGTTATTGCAACAGCATGCTGGTGCGGCAAGATAACGGCGTTGTCGACTCCGGCCGCGATTCCGCATTGCTGGAAGATTTTAGTCCGCTGCAAATCGGAACCAGCGGCACATTTGTCGCGCAACGCTTTACCTTGGTCGGACGGCTTCAGGTGCAATACGACGATGGTGCGTGGAATGAATGGTATGCGCTGTTTGACGACGGCAGGGTAGGTTGGCTTTCTGAGGCGGGCGATTTGTATGTGATGACCATGCCGGTCGAAATCGATAATCCGCCGAAATTTGAAGACACGCGAGCCGGATTTAGCGAGCTGACTTTTCAAGATAAGCACTATATTGCCTCCGATGTCCGCAAAATCAGCTTGAAACGCGTCGCCGCGCAGGGTGAATTGCCGTTTGTTTTGAAAGAGGATACAGAAAATCGGGTTTCCGACTGGCGTTGCGAAAACCTTTTCATTACGCTCGATTACAACAATAAAACACCCGAAGCCTTCTTCGGACGGATGGTAAACCTAGATGATTTGAAGCTGGAAAACACGCGCCATGAAGATGAAATTAAAGAAAGCGCAGGCCGTCTGAAAGGCAGTATTACTTCAGAAAACTGTCCTAACTGCGGCTCATCCATTCATTGGGTAAACGGTCTGACTTCCCATCTGAACTGTCAAAGTTGCGGCAGCGAATTGGCAGTCGGCAAAGATAAAGCGGAGCTTATTACCGCCAATAATCTGCGTTTGTCGCAGAATACGCTGTTTACTCTGCCTATCGGCTCGACAGGCCGTCTGAAAAATAAAGAGTTTCATGTTATCGGCGCAATCCGATATTTAGAAACAGATGCGCAGGAAACATTCGACAACCTGTTCAACGGCGCCAACCGCGTGCTCACACCCGAAGGCCAATGGTCGGAATATCTGCTTTACAACCCAACTCAGGGTTTCTTATGGCTGGTTGAAGCTGATGAAGGTTGGAATATTTCCGAAACCTTGAACGATTGGCCGCGCCTCGACCGCAACCGCCAACCGCAAGGCTATGGCAAACTTTATGACTATGGAGGCAGGGTAGAAGTCGCTGCCGGCGCCTTCTATTGGCGTGTCCGAAGCGGTGATTTGAACTATTACAGTGATTACCGAGACGGACAAAGCCGTAAGCTTGGCGCAGAACTAAACAGTCACGAAATGGCATGGAGTAGAAGTACCCCCATTGCTTATCGGGAAATTGCAGATGCGTTTAATTTGACCAGCCGCGCTCCGCATTACACTGCAAACATGGCGGCAGACGGTATTGATAAATCATTAAGAATCATAATGACCGCCATCTTGGTTGTCGTTAACCTCCCTGCGCTTCTGACCGGTGACAGCTCTGCCGCACTTACCGTTATCTTTATAGGATGCTGGTTGTTGTGGACCATGGGTAAAAAAGACGAGGACGAGGATTAA
- the speD gene encoding adenosylmethionine decarboxylase, producing MTHAPGNHGLLDLYGCDEAILKDEGRLKTALAAAAQAAEATILTEHFHTFGGAGGVTGVLLLTESHISIHTWPEHRFAAIDAFICGDMKLEKVKEILCRELGAERAVWTVVQRGEGILDDIQLLVE from the coding sequence ATGACCCATGCCCCCGGTAATCATGGTCTATTGGACTTATACGGCTGCGATGAAGCCATCTTAAAAGATGAAGGCCGTCTGAAAACCGCTTTGGCAGCTGCCGCACAGGCTGCAGAAGCCACCATATTGACCGAACACTTCCACACCTTCGGCGGAGCAGGCGGCGTAACCGGTGTTTTACTGCTCACCGAGTCCCATATCAGTATCCACACTTGGCCGGAACACCGCTTCGCCGCCATTGACGCATTTATTTGCGGTGATATGAAATTGGAAAAAGTGAAGGAAATCTTGTGCAGGGAGTTGGGGGCTGAAAGGGCTGTTTGGACGGTTGTGCAACGTGGCGAAGGTATACTGGACGATATACAGCTCTTGGTTGAATAA
- a CDS encoding DUF4178 domain-containing protein has product MEKTPFFKTDCPSCGAPVEAYSATAVTLVCGHCRSMLVARSGKGRSGYFVANSGRDSVLLEDFSPLQIGTRGVFDDRKFTLIGRLQVHYDVGVWNEWYVLFDDGQTGWLSEVGDLYAMTCLLTQKRRRGPKNFKSVKAGSSSLIFNGQTFIASDVRTIHYRNTDAQGELPFNLSGNQATGEVCDWRRGNLFLTLDYSTFPMNSYFGRIVSLDSLKLENKRSDDEIRESAGRLKGEILSENCPHCGTPVHWPSGVTSFLLCQSCGSSLNTTKDTVALMEANAQRKEQENLFTLSIGTKGRLNDTEYLIIGAVRFAEIPSYNQNQSEYWTEYLLYNTQQGFAWLIESGKRWRLSETLHTWPDFDSSGNPAGEMLIDHYRGQVEAAAGAFYWKVKQGDLLHYKEYSGKKSYGRNVILCSEQSKDEIVWSKSSPVSYRQMRKAFGLSFDTKEMLSYWLKGDNRNVGSRDNVARIIAMLILIIVNLPAWLSPHLRSPVGIVVSLCALVWIWVSDRYKNDRDYEEERVGTIIFFAFIIFLTVLFNYVQAEDSDSSHSGSGGSYHGYSAGHK; this is encoded by the coding sequence ATGGAAAAAACGCCTTTTTTTAAAACCGATTGCCCAAGCTGTGGTGCGCCTGTGGAGGCGTATTCCGCTACTGCCGTGACATTGGTGTGTGGCCATTGCCGCAGTATGCTGGTTGCTAGAAGCGGTAAGGGGAGGAGTGGATATTTTGTTGCCAATTCAGGGCGTGATTCAGTGTTGCTGGAAGATTTCAGTCCGTTGCAGATTGGAACGCGAGGCGTTTTTGATGATCGAAAATTTACGCTGATTGGCCGATTGCAGGTGCATTACGATGTCGGCGTATGGAATGAATGGTATGTCTTGTTTGATGACGGGCAGACCGGCTGGCTTTCCGAGGTTGGCGATTTATATGCGATGACATGTTTGCTTACTCAGAAGAGGAGACGGGGGCCGAAAAATTTTAAGTCGGTGAAAGCAGGTTCCAGTTCGTTGATCTTTAATGGCCAAACCTTTATTGCGTCAGACGTTCGCACCATACATTACCGTAATACCGATGCGCAAGGCGAGTTGCCGTTCAACCTATCTGGGAATCAAGCGACAGGCGAGGTTTGCGACTGGCGACGGGGCAATTTGTTTTTGACCTTGGATTATTCGACTTTTCCAATGAACTCCTACTTCGGACGCATAGTCAGTTTGGACAGTTTGAAGCTGGAAAATAAGCGCAGTGATGATGAAATCCGTGAAAGTGCAGGCCGTCTGAAAGGAGAGATTCTTTCTGAAAACTGCCCACATTGCGGCACTCCTGTCCATTGGCCAAGTGGTGTTACTTCTTTCCTTTTGTGTCAGTCTTGCGGCAGTAGTTTGAACACGACAAAAGATACTGTTGCGTTGATGGAGGCAAATGCCCAAAGGAAAGAACAAGAAAACCTGTTTACGCTTTCCATTGGTACGAAAGGCCGTCTGAACGATACAGAATATCTGATTATCGGAGCTGTAAGATTTGCCGAAATACCGTCTTATAACCAAAATCAGTCTGAATACTGGACGGAATATCTGCTTTATAACACGCAGCAAGGGTTTGCCTGGCTGATTGAGTCTGGAAAACGCTGGCGGTTGTCAGAAACCTTACACACATGGCCGGACTTTGATTCAAGTGGCAATCCTGCCGGTGAAATGTTGATTGATCATTACCGTGGGCAGGTCGAGGCAGCTGCTGGTGCTTTTTATTGGAAAGTCAAACAAGGCGATTTGCTTCATTACAAGGAATATAGCGGCAAGAAAAGTTATGGCCGGAATGTCATTCTGTGTTCTGAGCAAAGCAAGGATGAAATAGTCTGGAGTAAAAGCAGTCCTGTGTCTTACCGTCAAATGAGAAAGGCATTCGGCCTGTCTTTTGATACTAAGGAGATGCTCTCTTATTGGCTGAAGGGCGACAATAGAAATGTCGGGAGTCGAGATAATGTAGCCCGTATCATTGCCATGCTGATTCTTATCATCGTCAACCTTCCGGCCTGGCTGTCACCGCACCTACGTAGCCCTGTCGGCATAGTGGTCAGTCTGTGTGCGTTGGTATGGATATGGGTTTCCGACAGATATAAAAACGATCGTGATTACGAAGAAGAACGGGTAGGGACGATAATTTTCTTTGCTTTCATCATTTTC